A genomic stretch from Achromobacter spanius includes:
- a CDS encoding YebC/PmpR family DNA-binding transcriptional regulator — protein MAGHSKWANIQHRKGRQDAKRGKLWTKIIREITVAARAGGPDPDSNPRLRMAWDKATDANMPKDNIQRAIQRGAGGADGDAYEEVRYEGYGIGGAAVIVDCMTDNRTRTVAEVRHAFAKNGGNLGQEGSVAFMFKHCGQFVFAPGTAEDKVMEAALDAGAEDVTTDEEGVIEVVCAPADYAAVRKAFDEAGLKAEVDGIVMKALNETELAGEDAIKMQKLLDALEGLDDVQEVYTTVIFDEAQ, from the coding sequence ATGGCCGGACACAGCAAATGGGCCAATATCCAGCACCGCAAAGGGCGTCAAGACGCCAAGCGCGGGAAGCTTTGGACCAAGATCATTCGTGAAATCACCGTGGCGGCGCGCGCCGGCGGCCCCGACCCGGACAGCAACCCGCGCTTGCGCATGGCCTGGGACAAGGCCACCGACGCCAACATGCCCAAGGACAACATCCAGCGCGCCATCCAGCGTGGCGCGGGCGGTGCCGACGGCGACGCCTACGAGGAAGTCCGCTACGAAGGCTACGGCATCGGCGGCGCGGCGGTCATCGTTGACTGCATGACCGACAACCGCACCCGCACCGTGGCGGAAGTCCGCCACGCCTTCGCCAAGAACGGCGGCAACCTGGGCCAGGAAGGCTCGGTGGCCTTCATGTTCAAGCATTGCGGCCAGTTCGTATTCGCGCCGGGCACCGCCGAAGACAAAGTCATGGAAGCCGCGCTCGACGCCGGCGCCGAAGACGTAACGACCGACGAAGAAGGCGTGATCGAAGTCGTTTGCGCGCCGGCTGACTACGCCGCCGTGCGCAAGGCTTTCGACGAAGCGGGTTTGAAAGCCGAAGTTGACGGCATCGTCATGAAGGCGCTGAACGAAACCGAACTGGCTGGCGAAGACGCCATCAAGATGCAGAAACTGCTCGACGCCCTGGAAGGCCTGGACGACGTGCAGGAAGTCTATACGACCGTTATTTTCGACGAAGCACAGTAA
- a CDS encoding helicase HerA-like C-terminal domain-containing protein translates to MPNPIVIAKNAQTELALLPALANRHGCITGATGTGKTVTLQVLAESFSRIGTPVFMADVKGDLTGISQAGMASPKLAERLKSLGLDEPAWGASPVTLWDVFGEQGLPVRATITDMGPLLLSRILELNDTQEGVLTLVFKVADDEGQLLLDLKDLRAMLQNVADRSAELKTRYGNVSSASVGAIQRGLLALESQGAEKFFGEPMLDVADLMRTDAQGRGMVNVLAADKLMQAPRLYAIFLLWLLADLYEKLPEVGDMDQPKLVFFFDEAHLLFNDAPPALLNKIEQVVRLVRSKGVGVYFVTQNPLDIPDTVLGQLGNRVQHALRAFTPRDQKAVKTAAQTMRPNPGLDIEAAITELGVGEALISLLDAKGRPMPTERAYVMPPASRIGPATDAERQVLRQGSPMAAKYEKAVDRESAYEILAGRAAVPVDAASGKPAESKGEAPAESSDGGLMGSLKDVLFGSTGPRGGKRDGVVQTMAKSTARSIARELTRGILGSLLGSKTRR, encoded by the coding sequence ATGCCCAATCCCATCGTCATTGCCAAGAACGCGCAGACCGAACTGGCCCTGTTACCCGCTTTGGCCAACCGGCACGGGTGCATTACCGGGGCCACGGGCACCGGCAAGACCGTCACCCTGCAAGTGCTGGCCGAATCGTTTTCACGCATTGGCACGCCGGTGTTCATGGCTGACGTGAAAGGCGACCTGACCGGGATATCGCAAGCCGGCATGGCCAGCCCCAAGCTGGCCGAGCGGCTGAAAAGCCTGGGCCTGGACGAACCCGCGTGGGGCGCCAGCCCCGTCACGCTCTGGGACGTGTTCGGCGAGCAGGGCTTGCCGGTGCGGGCCACCATTACCGATATGGGGCCATTGCTGCTGTCGCGCATCCTGGAGCTGAACGACACGCAGGAAGGGGTACTGACCCTGGTATTCAAGGTGGCCGACGATGAAGGCCAACTGTTGCTTGACCTGAAAGACCTGCGCGCCATGCTGCAAAACGTGGCGGACCGCTCGGCCGAGCTCAAGACCCGTTACGGCAATGTGTCGTCTGCCAGCGTGGGCGCCATCCAGCGCGGCTTGCTGGCGCTGGAATCGCAGGGCGCCGAAAAGTTCTTCGGCGAACCCATGCTGGACGTGGCCGACCTGATGCGCACCGATGCCCAGGGGCGCGGCATGGTCAACGTGCTGGCCGCCGACAAACTGATGCAGGCGCCGCGGCTGTACGCGATTTTCCTGCTCTGGCTCTTGGCCGACCTGTATGAAAAGCTGCCCGAAGTGGGCGACATGGACCAGCCCAAGCTGGTGTTCTTTTTCGATGAAGCGCACCTGCTGTTCAACGACGCGCCGCCCGCGCTGCTGAACAAGATCGAACAGGTAGTGCGCCTGGTGCGGTCCAAGGGCGTGGGCGTCTATTTCGTGACCCAGAATCCGCTGGACATCCCCGATACCGTGTTGGGCCAATTGGGCAACCGCGTCCAGCATGCCTTGCGGGCGTTCACCCCGCGCGACCAGAAGGCCGTCAAGACCGCCGCGCAGACGATGCGTCCGAACCCTGGGCTGGACATCGAAGCGGCCATTACCGAACTGGGGGTTGGCGAGGCGCTGATTTCACTGCTGGACGCCAAGGGCCGCCCGATGCCGACGGAACGCGCCTACGTGATGCCGCCTGCCAGCCGCATTGGCCCGGCGACGGATGCCGAGCGCCAGGTGTTGCGCCAGGGCAGCCCGATGGCCGCCAAGTACGAAAAGGCAGTTGATCGGGAGTCTGCCTACGAAATCCTGGCGGGACGCGCCGCCGTCCCGGTCGATGCTGCCAGCGGCAAGCCGGCGGAATCCAAAGGCGAGGCGCCCGCCGAGTCCTCCGACGGCGGCTTGATGGGCAGCTTGAAAGACGTGCTGTTCGGATCGACCGGCCCTCGTGGGGGCAAGCGCGACGGCGTTGTCCAAACCATGGCCAAGAGCACCGCCCGTTCGATTGCGCGTGAACTGACACGCGGCATTCTGGGATCGCTGCTGGGCTCCAAAACCCGTCGCTGA
- a CDS encoding tartrate dehydrogenase — MAKKHKIAVIPGDGIGKEVVPEGLKVLDAVATRFGIEFQWDHFDWSCDYYAQHGKMMPDDWKAQIGQHEAIFFGSIGWPATVPDHEALWGSLFKFRREFDQYINLRPVRLMPGVPSPLADRKPGDIDFFIVRENTEGEYSNSGGRLFEGTDREVVIQESVFTRIGADRVLKFAFELAQKRGKHLTAATKSNGISISMPWWDERVADMAGNYPDVRWDKYHIDILCAHFVQHPDWFDVVVASNLFGDILSDLGPACTGTIGIAPSANLNPERKFPSLFEPVHGSAPDIYGKGIANPIGQIWSGALMLDFLGYPEASAAVVKAIETVLADGPRTRDMKGSASTVDVGDAIASLIAAG; from the coding sequence GTGGCTAAGAAACACAAGATTGCGGTGATCCCAGGAGACGGTATTGGCAAGGAAGTCGTGCCGGAAGGGCTGAAAGTGCTGGACGCCGTGGCGACGCGCTTCGGCATCGAATTCCAGTGGGATCATTTCGACTGGAGTTGCGACTATTACGCTCAGCACGGCAAGATGATGCCGGACGACTGGAAGGCGCAAATCGGGCAACACGAAGCGATTTTCTTCGGCTCGATCGGCTGGCCCGCCACGGTGCCGGACCACGAGGCGCTGTGGGGCTCGCTGTTCAAATTCCGTCGCGAATTTGATCAATACATCAATTTGCGACCGGTTCGCCTGATGCCTGGCGTGCCGTCGCCGCTGGCCGACCGCAAGCCCGGCGACATTGATTTCTTCATTGTTCGTGAAAACACCGAAGGCGAATATTCCAATAGCGGCGGCCGCCTGTTCGAAGGCACCGATCGTGAAGTCGTCATTCAAGAAAGCGTCTTCACGCGCATTGGCGCCGATCGTGTACTGAAGTTCGCGTTCGAGTTGGCCCAAAAGCGCGGCAAGCACCTGACTGCCGCCACCAAATCCAACGGCATCTCGATTTCGATGCCCTGGTGGGACGAGCGGGTGGCCGACATGGCCGGGAACTATCCGGACGTGCGCTGGGACAAATATCACATCGATATCCTGTGCGCGCACTTCGTGCAGCATCCGGATTGGTTCGACGTGGTGGTGGCTTCCAACCTGTTCGGCGACATTCTTTCCGATCTGGGGCCGGCATGCACGGGCACGATTGGCATTGCTCCGTCCGCCAACCTGAACCCCGAACGCAAGTTCCCGTCGCTGTTCGAACCGGTGCACGGTTCGGCGCCGGATATCTATGGCAAGGGCATCGCCAACCCGATCGGGCAGATCTGGAGCGGTGCATTGATGCTGGATTTCCTGGGCTATCCCGAGGCCTCGGCCGCGGTGGTGAAAGCGATCGAAACCGTGCTGGCGGACGGACCTCGCACGCGGGATATGAAGGGCAGCGCATCGACCGTTGATGTCGGGGACGCCATTGCGTCACTGATCGCGGCCGGTTAA
- a CDS encoding DHA2 family efflux MFS transporter permease subunit, with the protein MSTTAQPAGAGAPPIEPARPPGTHPPLEGAARVIGSIALSTAVFMNVLDTSIANVSIPTISGDLGVSTSQGTWVITSFAVANAITVPLTGWLTQRIGQVRLFLISTLLFVLASWLCGFAPSLEALIAFRVLQGAVAGPMIPLSQTLMLASFPKSKAGMALAVWAMTTLVAPVAGPLLGGWISDNYTWPWIFYINVPVGLLAAWISWRIYGKRESVTRKLPIDKLGLVLLVIWVGALQIMLDKGKELDWFASPTIIALAAIAFVAFVFFLIWELTDAHPVVDLRLFKERNFTVGALTLAVAYGVFFGNVVLLPLWLQSNMGYTATYAGLVTAPVGLLAIVLTPIVGKMLATRDPRQIVTVAFLIFALVCFMRAGFNTQTDVRTLMLPTIIQGAAMAAFFVPLTSITLSGIEPWRIPAASGLSNFLRLTAGAFGTSIATTLWENRATLHHSQLTEVAKPGQQAFDQTMNALQNGLGMSHQQALSMVDGLVNTQAFTMSAVDVFFASAIIFLMLTGLVWFARPRSNKAGDGGAAEAAAGAH; encoded by the coding sequence ATGAGCACGACCGCCCAGCCCGCGGGCGCTGGCGCGCCCCCGATCGAACCCGCCCGCCCGCCGGGTACTCACCCGCCATTGGAAGGCGCGGCCCGCGTCATCGGGTCCATCGCGCTATCCACCGCGGTGTTCATGAACGTGCTGGACACATCGATCGCGAACGTGTCCATCCCCACCATCTCGGGCGACCTGGGCGTCAGCACCAGCCAGGGAACCTGGGTCATCACATCGTTCGCCGTCGCCAACGCCATCACGGTACCGCTGACCGGCTGGCTCACACAGCGCATCGGCCAGGTGCGCCTGTTCCTGATTTCCACCCTGCTGTTCGTGCTGGCGTCATGGTTGTGCGGCTTTGCGCCTTCGTTGGAAGCGTTGATCGCCTTTCGCGTATTGCAGGGCGCGGTGGCTGGGCCGATGATCCCGCTGTCGCAAACGTTGATGCTCGCCAGCTTCCCGAAGTCCAAGGCGGGCATGGCGTTGGCCGTCTGGGCCATGACCACCTTGGTCGCGCCCGTGGCGGGCCCCTTGCTGGGCGGGTGGATTTCCGACAACTACACGTGGCCGTGGATTTTTTACATCAACGTGCCCGTGGGACTCCTGGCCGCGTGGATCAGCTGGCGCATCTACGGCAAGCGCGAATCGGTAACCCGCAAGCTGCCCATCGACAAGCTGGGACTGGTGCTGCTGGTGATCTGGGTTGGCGCCTTGCAGATCATGCTGGACAAGGGCAAGGAACTGGACTGGTTCGCCAGCCCCACCATCATTGCCCTGGCGGCAATCGCTTTCGTGGCCTTCGTGTTCTTCCTGATCTGGGAATTGACCGACGCCCACCCCGTGGTGGACCTGCGCCTGTTCAAGGAGCGCAACTTCACTGTCGGCGCGCTGACACTGGCCGTGGCCTACGGTGTGTTCTTCGGCAACGTGGTGCTGCTGCCGCTGTGGCTGCAAAGCAATATGGGCTACACCGCCACCTACGCCGGCCTGGTGACGGCGCCGGTTGGGTTGCTGGCGATCGTGTTGACCCCCATCGTGGGCAAGATGCTGGCCACACGAGACCCGCGCCAGATCGTGACGGTTGCGTTCCTGATCTTCGCGCTGGTGTGCTTCATGCGGGCGGGTTTCAACACCCAGACCGACGTGCGCACGCTCATGTTGCCCACCATCATCCAGGGCGCGGCCATGGCGGCATTCTTTGTGCCGCTGACGTCCATCACCCTGTCCGGCATCGAACCATGGCGCATTCCCGCCGCGTCGGGCCTGTCGAACTTCCTGCGGTTGACGGCGGGCGCATTCGGCACCTCGATCGCAACGACGCTATGGGAAAACCGCGCCACACTGCATCACTCGCAATTGACCGAGGTCGCCAAGCCCGGCCAACAAGCGTTCGACCAGACCATGAACGCCCTGCAGAACGGCTTGGGCATGTCGCATCAACAAGCCTTGAGCATGGTGGACGGCCTGGTCAACACGCAAGCATTCACGATGTCGGCAGTGGACGTGTTCTTCGCCTCGGCCATCATCTTCCTGATGCTGACGGGCTTGGTCTGGTTTGCGCGGCCGCGCTCAAACAAGGCGGGCGACGGCGGTGCGGCAGAAGCAGCGGCGGGCGCGCACTGA